One window of the Xiphophorus couchianus chromosome 12, X_couchianus-1.0, whole genome shotgun sequence genome contains the following:
- the me2 gene encoding NAD-dependent malic enzyme, mitochondrial isoform X2 — protein sequence MLSRLRTSWSLRPRVSVCRWAYTKVKGRPLMLNPRTNKGMAFTLQERQILGIHGMLPPKVESQDIQAMRFQKNLKKMTDPLEKYIYLMGIQERNERLFYRVLMEDIEELMPIVYTPTVGLACTQYGHIFRKPKGLFISILDRGHVRSILDNWPETSVAAVVVTDGERILGLGDLGCYGMGIPVGKLCLYTACAGIRPEKCLPVVIDVGTDNETLLKDPFYMGLYQRRDRSQAYDDLIDEFMEAVVEKYGQDTLIQFEDFGNHNAFRFLRKYREKYCTFNDDIQGTASVALAGLLAAQRAIGKPLTEHRVLFLGAGEAALGIASLIVMAMMELGLTQAEAREKIWMYDAHGLLVKDRAHKTDANQEVFLHDSPGTVQTFLDAVNTIKPTAIIGVAGAGPLFTHDVIKAMGSLNERPIIFALSNPTNKAECTAEEAYTITNGRCLFASGSPFDAVTLSDGRVFIPGQGNNAYIFPGVAMAVVLSGVRHICDTVFLEAAKTLA from the exons GGTATGGCCTTCACCCTGCAGGAGCGACAGATTCTGGGGATTCATGGTATGTTGCCTCCCAAAGTGGAGTCTCAGGACATTCAGGCTATGCGCTTTCAGAAGAATCTCAAGAAAATGACAGATCCCCTGGAAAA GTACATCTACCTGATGGGGATCCAAGAAAGGAATGAGAGGCTTTTCTATAGGGTGTTGATGGAAGACATTGAGGAACTAATGCCCATTGTTTATACTCCTACTGTGGGATTGGCTTGCACACAGTATGGACATATATTTAGGAAACCAAA gggtttgtttatttcaattctGGATAGAGGACATGTCCGCTCCATCCTAGATAACTGGCCAGAAACAAGTGTAGCA GCCGTAGTAGTAACTGATGGAGAACGTATCTTGGGCTTGGGAGACCTGGGTTGTTATGGAATGGGCATACCTGTTGGGAAACTCTGTCTTTACACCGCCTGTGCTGGCATTAGACCTGAGAAATGTCTTCCTGTGGTGATAGATGTTGGCACAGACAATGAG ACTCTTCTCAAAGACCCCTTCTACATGGGCCTGTATCAGCGACGGGATCGGTCTCAAGCATATGATGACCTAATTGATGAGTTCATGGAAGCAGTTGTGGAAAAATATGGACAGGACACACTGATTCAGTTTGAGGACTTTGGGAATCACAACGCATTCCGCTTCCTTCGGAAGTACAGGGAAAAATACTGCACCTTCAACGATGATATTCAAG GGACTGCATCTGTAGCACTGGCTGGTCTGTTAGCAGCTCAGAGGGCCATTGGCAAACCCCTCACCGAACACCGTGTTCTCTTCCTGGGAGCCGGAGAG GCTGCTCTTGGTATTGCCAGTCTGATTGTGATGGCCATGATGGAGTTGGGACTTACCCAAGCAGAGGCCAGAGAAAAGATCTGGATGTATGACGCTCATGGTTTACTCGTGAAG GACAGAGCACACAAAACAGATGCCAACCAGGAGGTCTTTCTTCACGACAGTCCGGGGACAGTACAGACCTTCCTAGATGCTGTTAACACTATCAAACCCACTGCTATCATTG gtgtgGCAGGAGCCGGGCCTCTCTTTACCCATGATGTCATCAAAGCCATGGGATCCTTAAATGAGCGGCCAATTATATTTGCCTTGAGTAATCCAACGAATAAAGCAGAGTGCACAGCAGAGGAAGCCTACACGATAACTAAT GGTAGATGTTTGTTTGCTAGTGGCAGCCCGTTTGATGCAGTCACACTGAGCGATGGTCGTGTGTTTATACCAGGACAAGGGAACAATGCTTACATCTTCCCAg GTGTTGCTATGGCTGTGGTCCTGAGTGGAGTGAGGCATATCTGTGATACTGTATTCTTGGAGGCTgccaag ACTTTGGCATAA
- the elac1 gene encoding zinc phosphodiesterase ELAC protein 1, with product MSMDMTFLGTGSAYPSPQRGATAVVLRTDGESWLFDCGEGTQTQLMKSQLRAGRITKVFISHLHGDHLFGLPGLLCTVSLNTNPDMEQSLKCVDIYGPRGLRKFLRVTLGLTGSQLLFSYAVHELESTPDQSPEDGQLSLEMTVNSSPPHPQEQPGRTIPLDVSDDCYLLFQDNKFVVKAFRLFHRIPSFGFCIQEHGRPGKLKKELLKELGLKPGPLYGRLKAGESLVLDSGRLLHPSEVLEADIPGRKVCVFGDCSSVIGEGAFRLCDRADVLVHEATLGNEHQEKAVDHGHSTPEMAAAVARTCSARRLVLYHFSQRYKPSSLQKEGDEDKVSELKKQADQALQDTGVEVILAEDFMTIPIPLIRQPSS from the exons ATGTCCATGGATATGACTTTCCTCGGAACCGGGTCGGCTTATCCGTCTCCTCAACGCGGCGCCACGGCCGTGGTGCTGCGGACGGACGGGGAGTCCTGGCTGTTTGACTGCGGAGAGGGAACCCAGACCCAACTGATGAAGAGCCAGCTCAGAGCCG GGCGCATCACTAAGGTTTTCATCTCCCACCTGCATGgcgatcacctgttcgggttgcCTGGTCTCCTCTGCACCGTGAGCCTCAACACCAACCCCGACATGGAGCAGAGCCTGAAATGTGTGGACATCTACGGGCCCCGGGGCCTCAGGAAGTTTCTCAGAGTGACTCTTGGGCTCACAGGGTCACAGTTGCTCTTCTCATATGCAG TGCATGAGCTGGAGTCCACGCCAGACCAGAGTCCAGAAGATGGACAGCTGAGTCTGGAg ATGACTGTGAACTCCAGTCCTCCCCATCCACAGGAGCAGCCTGGCAGGACGATTCCTCTGGACGTTTCCGACGACTGTTACCTCCTTTTCCAAGACAACAAGTTTGTTGTCAAGGCCTTCAGGCTGTTTCACCGCATCCCTTCCTTTGGCTTCTGCATCCAGGAACATGGTCGTCccggaaaactgaaaaaagaactactgaaggagcTCG GTCTTAAACCAGGCCCTCTGTATGGCCGTCTCAAAGCTGGCGAGTCTCTGGTTCTTGACAGTGGACGTTTACTGCATCCCAGTGAGGTTCTGGAAGCAGATATTCCCGGGAGGAAAGTCTGTGTGTTCGGAGACTGTAGCTCGGTGATCGGTGAAGGAGCTTTCCGTCTGTGCGACAGGGCGGACGTTCTGGTCCACGAGGCCACCCTTGGGAACGAGCACCAGGAGAAAGCTGTGGACCACGGACACAGCACGCCTGAGATGGCAGCGGCCGTGGCTCGGACTTGCTCTGCACGGAGGCTGGTCCTTTATCATTTCAGTCAGCGCTACAAACCCAGTTCCCTACAGAAGGAGGGAGACGAGGACAAGGTCTCGGAGCTCAAGAAGCAAGCTGACCAGGCTTTACAGGACACTGGGGTAGAGGTGATTCTGGCAGAGGACTTTATGACTATCCCCATTCCCCTCATAAGACAACCGTCCAGTTAA
- the me2 gene encoding NAD-dependent malic enzyme, mitochondrial isoform X1 — MLSRLRTSWSLRPRVSVCRWAYTKVKGRPLMLNPRTNKGMAFTLQERQILGIHGMLPPKVESQDIQAMRFQKNLKKMTDPLEKYIYLMGIQERNERLFYRVLMEDIEELMPIVYTPTVGLACTQYGHIFRKPKGLFISILDRGHVRSILDNWPETSVAAVVVTDGERILGLGDLGCYGMGIPVGKLCLYTACAGIRPEKCLPVVIDVGTDNETLLKDPFYMGLYQRRDRSQAYDDLIDEFMEAVVEKYGQDTLIQFEDFGNHNAFRFLRKYREKYCTFNDDIQGTASVALAGLLAAQRAIGKPLTEHRVLFLGAGEAALGIASLIVMAMMELGLTQAEAREKIWMYDAHGLLVKDRAHKTDANQEVFLHDSPGTVQTFLDAVNTIKPTAIIGVAGAGPLFTHDVIKAMGSLNERPIIFALSNPTNKAECTAEEAYTITNGRCLFASGSPFDAVTLSDGRVFIPGQGNNAYIFPGVAMAVVLSGVRHICDTVFLEAAKTLAEQLSDKELAEGRLYPPLSNIREVSLQIAVKVMEFVYAKGMAFRYPEPLDKNGFVRATAWNTDYDSLLPDTYDWPGVSFSPIK, encoded by the exons GGTATGGCCTTCACCCTGCAGGAGCGACAGATTCTGGGGATTCATGGTATGTTGCCTCCCAAAGTGGAGTCTCAGGACATTCAGGCTATGCGCTTTCAGAAGAATCTCAAGAAAATGACAGATCCCCTGGAAAA GTACATCTACCTGATGGGGATCCAAGAAAGGAATGAGAGGCTTTTCTATAGGGTGTTGATGGAAGACATTGAGGAACTAATGCCCATTGTTTATACTCCTACTGTGGGATTGGCTTGCACACAGTATGGACATATATTTAGGAAACCAAA gggtttgtttatttcaattctGGATAGAGGACATGTCCGCTCCATCCTAGATAACTGGCCAGAAACAAGTGTAGCA GCCGTAGTAGTAACTGATGGAGAACGTATCTTGGGCTTGGGAGACCTGGGTTGTTATGGAATGGGCATACCTGTTGGGAAACTCTGTCTTTACACCGCCTGTGCTGGCATTAGACCTGAGAAATGTCTTCCTGTGGTGATAGATGTTGGCACAGACAATGAG ACTCTTCTCAAAGACCCCTTCTACATGGGCCTGTATCAGCGACGGGATCGGTCTCAAGCATATGATGACCTAATTGATGAGTTCATGGAAGCAGTTGTGGAAAAATATGGACAGGACACACTGATTCAGTTTGAGGACTTTGGGAATCACAACGCATTCCGCTTCCTTCGGAAGTACAGGGAAAAATACTGCACCTTCAACGATGATATTCAAG GGACTGCATCTGTAGCACTGGCTGGTCTGTTAGCAGCTCAGAGGGCCATTGGCAAACCCCTCACCGAACACCGTGTTCTCTTCCTGGGAGCCGGAGAG GCTGCTCTTGGTATTGCCAGTCTGATTGTGATGGCCATGATGGAGTTGGGACTTACCCAAGCAGAGGCCAGAGAAAAGATCTGGATGTATGACGCTCATGGTTTACTCGTGAAG GACAGAGCACACAAAACAGATGCCAACCAGGAGGTCTTTCTTCACGACAGTCCGGGGACAGTACAGACCTTCCTAGATGCTGTTAACACTATCAAACCCACTGCTATCATTG gtgtgGCAGGAGCCGGGCCTCTCTTTACCCATGATGTCATCAAAGCCATGGGATCCTTAAATGAGCGGCCAATTATATTTGCCTTGAGTAATCCAACGAATAAAGCAGAGTGCACAGCAGAGGAAGCCTACACGATAACTAAT GGTAGATGTTTGTTTGCTAGTGGCAGCCCGTTTGATGCAGTCACACTGAGCGATGGTCGTGTGTTTATACCAGGACAAGGGAACAATGCTTACATCTTCCCAg GTGTTGCTATGGCTGTGGTCCTGAGTGGAGTGAGGCATATCTGTGATACTGTATTCTTGGAGGCTgccaag ACGCTTGCTGAGCAGCTATCAGATAAAGAGCTTGCAGAGGGAAGGCTCTATCCTCCTCTTTCCAACATCAGAGAAGTTTCTCTTCAGATTGCTGTCAAG GTGATGGAGTTCGTCTATGCCAAAGGCATGGCGTTCCGTTACCCTGAACCTCTAGACAAGAACGGCTTTGTGCGTGCCACTGCGTGGAACACAGACTACGACTCCTTACTGCCAGATACTTATGATTGGCCAGGTGTTAGCTTCAGTCCTATCAAATAG
- the mier3b gene encoding mesoderm induction early response protein 3 isoform X1, translating into MAEASLGSSSPVGSLSSEDHDFDPTAEMLVHEYDDERTLEEEESLDGGRNFSSELADLEREGNMPLEELLAIYRYEASAGSSIDSSSGDLTDELPDMTLDKEEIAKDLLSGDYEEETQSSADDLTPSVTSHETTDFFPRTLRSNAISDGDKESECDDLGPSPDDSGKEIMVGAEYQAEVPSGLCHYKDEEKVYEDDDELLWSPDILSENKVRSYLSEVLLRTTDESTGYDKPGMHVRDDEQALYELVKCNYNIREALERYCNHVKSSKEKSPPWSEEECRNFEHALQMYDKNFHLIQKHKVTTRTVAECVAFYYMWKKSERFDVFVQQNRFGKKKYSSYPGVTDLMDRLVDEAEGLVVDSSSSVCSGAGGGGRMEATTEQQLSLLNSITASDLTALSNTVATVCAPGEVSCLDSYSFPPLESLHRGSLNHDESLGFPSNGADPDCLNMLDAGFYSDLGQLGGVCVSKDCERPSKRLKMTLPDSFINDVSVANLGVDFEARRTTTHHHRITGAKMAVSVTDFGSLAGSGEPNGFLGAHARHHTQHTAALQSE; encoded by the exons ATGGCGGAG gCTTCTTTAGGAAGTTCAAGTCCAG ttgGCTCTTTATCTTCAGAGGACCATGACTTTGACCCAACTGCAGAAATGTTAGTTCATGAATACGATGACGAGAGGACCCTTGAAGAGGAGGAGTCTTTAGATGGCGGGAGGAACTTCAGCTCTGAACTTGCAGATTTGGAAAGG GAAGGGAACATGCCTTTGGAAGAACTTTTGGCTATTTATCGCTATGAGGCGTCAGCAGGCTCCAGTATAGACAGTTCCTCTGGGGACCTGACGGATGAGCTTCCTGACATGACATTGGATAAG GAGGAAATAGCGAAAGATCTGTTATCTGGTGATTATGAGGAGGAGACCCAATCTTCAGCTGATGATCTGACCCCATCAGTTACGTCTCATGAGACCACAGACTTCTTTCCAAGAACACTTCGAT ccaatgCCATCTCTGATGGGGATAAAGAATCAGAGTGTGACGATCTTGGGCCTAGCCCTGACGACTCTGGAAAA gaaatcaTGGTGGGGGCAGAGTACCAAGCAGAGGTGCCATCTGGCCTCTGTCACTACAAAGACGAGGAGAAAG TgtatgaagatgatgatgagtTACTGTGGAGCCCAGACATTCTGTCAGAAAACAAGGTTAGGAGTTATCTCTCTGAAGTATTGTTAAGGACAACAGATGAAAGCACAGGATACGACAAACCAGGGATGCATGTTAGAGATGACGAGCAG GCTTTGTATGAGCTTGTGAAATGCAACTACAACATCCGCGAAGCACTAGAAAGATACTGCAACCATGTGAAATCCTCTAAAG aaaaatctcCTCCATGGTCGGAGGAAGAATGCAGGAACTTTGAACACGCTCTCCAGATGTACGACAAGAACTTTCACCTtattcagaaacacaaa GTAACAACACGGACAGTAGCAGAATGTGTAGCATTTTATTACATGTGGAAGAAGTCTGAGCGCTTCGACGTGTTTGTGCAGCAGAATCGGTTCGGGAAGAAGAAGTACAGCAGCTATCCTGGTGTAAC CGACCTGATGGACAGGCTGGTGGATGAAGCAGAGGGGTTGGTGGTGGACAGCTCGTCATCTGTGTGTTCAGGCGCGGGTGGAGGGGGAAGGATGGAGGCCacaacagagcagcagctcagTCTGCTCAACTCCATCACTGCAAGCGATCTCACAG CTTTAAGCAACACTGTAGCCACAGTATGCGCCCCTGGAGAGGTGAGTTGCTTGGACTCCTACAGCTTTCCTCCTCTGGAAAGTCTCCACCGTGGATCCCTGAACCACGACGAATCCCTTGGGTTCCCTTCCAACGGCGCCGACCCCGACTGCCTCAACATGCTAGACGCCGGCTTCTACTCCGACCTGGGCCAGCTCGGAGGAGTGTGCGTCAGCAAGGACTGCGAGCGGCCCTCTAAGAGACTCAAGATGACACTGCCTGACTCATTTATCAACGACGTTTCCGTCGCTAACCTCGGTGTGGACTTTGAAGCCCGACGGACAACGACGCACCACCACCGAATCACCGGCGCCAAAATGGCCGTGTCTGTCACAGACTTTGGGAGCTTAGCCGGCAGCGGCGAGCCCAACGGGTTTCTGGGAGCGCACGCACGGCACCACACACAGCATACTGCAGCACTTCAGTCAGAGTGA
- the mier3b gene encoding mesoderm induction early response protein 3 isoform X2 — MLVHEYDDERTLEEEESLDGGRNFSSELADLEREGNMPLEELLAIYRYEASAGSSIDSSSGDLTDELPDMTLDKEEIAKDLLSGDYEEETQSSADDLTPSVTSHETTDFFPRTLRSNAISDGDKESECDDLGPSPDDSGKEIMVGAEYQAEVPSGLCHYKDEEKVYEDDDELLWSPDILSENKVRSYLSEVLLRTTDESTGYDKPGMHVRDDEQALYELVKCNYNIREALERYCNHVKSSKEKSPPWSEEECRNFEHALQMYDKNFHLIQKHKVTTRTVAECVAFYYMWKKSERFDVFVQQNRFGKKKYSSYPGVTDLMDRLVDEAEGLVVDSSSSVCSGAGGGGRMEATTEQQLSLLNSITASDLTALSNTVATVCAPGEVSCLDSYSFPPLESLHRGSLNHDESLGFPSNGADPDCLNMLDAGFYSDLGQLGGVCVSKDCERPSKRLKMTLPDSFINDVSVANLGVDFEARRTTTHHHRITGAKMAVSVTDFGSLAGSGEPNGFLGAHARHHTQHTAALQSE; from the exons ATGTTAGTTCATGAATACGATGACGAGAGGACCCTTGAAGAGGAGGAGTCTTTAGATGGCGGGAGGAACTTCAGCTCTGAACTTGCAGATTTGGAAAGG GAAGGGAACATGCCTTTGGAAGAACTTTTGGCTATTTATCGCTATGAGGCGTCAGCAGGCTCCAGTATAGACAGTTCCTCTGGGGACCTGACGGATGAGCTTCCTGACATGACATTGGATAAG GAGGAAATAGCGAAAGATCTGTTATCTGGTGATTATGAGGAGGAGACCCAATCTTCAGCTGATGATCTGACCCCATCAGTTACGTCTCATGAGACCACAGACTTCTTTCCAAGAACACTTCGAT ccaatgCCATCTCTGATGGGGATAAAGAATCAGAGTGTGACGATCTTGGGCCTAGCCCTGACGACTCTGGAAAA gaaatcaTGGTGGGGGCAGAGTACCAAGCAGAGGTGCCATCTGGCCTCTGTCACTACAAAGACGAGGAGAAAG TgtatgaagatgatgatgagtTACTGTGGAGCCCAGACATTCTGTCAGAAAACAAGGTTAGGAGTTATCTCTCTGAAGTATTGTTAAGGACAACAGATGAAAGCACAGGATACGACAAACCAGGGATGCATGTTAGAGATGACGAGCAG GCTTTGTATGAGCTTGTGAAATGCAACTACAACATCCGCGAAGCACTAGAAAGATACTGCAACCATGTGAAATCCTCTAAAG aaaaatctcCTCCATGGTCGGAGGAAGAATGCAGGAACTTTGAACACGCTCTCCAGATGTACGACAAGAACTTTCACCTtattcagaaacacaaa GTAACAACACGGACAGTAGCAGAATGTGTAGCATTTTATTACATGTGGAAGAAGTCTGAGCGCTTCGACGTGTTTGTGCAGCAGAATCGGTTCGGGAAGAAGAAGTACAGCAGCTATCCTGGTGTAAC CGACCTGATGGACAGGCTGGTGGATGAAGCAGAGGGGTTGGTGGTGGACAGCTCGTCATCTGTGTGTTCAGGCGCGGGTGGAGGGGGAAGGATGGAGGCCacaacagagcagcagctcagTCTGCTCAACTCCATCACTGCAAGCGATCTCACAG CTTTAAGCAACACTGTAGCCACAGTATGCGCCCCTGGAGAGGTGAGTTGCTTGGACTCCTACAGCTTTCCTCCTCTGGAAAGTCTCCACCGTGGATCCCTGAACCACGACGAATCCCTTGGGTTCCCTTCCAACGGCGCCGACCCCGACTGCCTCAACATGCTAGACGCCGGCTTCTACTCCGACCTGGGCCAGCTCGGAGGAGTGTGCGTCAGCAAGGACTGCGAGCGGCCCTCTAAGAGACTCAAGATGACACTGCCTGACTCATTTATCAACGACGTTTCCGTCGCTAACCTCGGTGTGGACTTTGAAGCCCGACGGACAACGACGCACCACCACCGAATCACCGGCGCCAAAATGGCCGTGTCTGTCACAGACTTTGGGAGCTTAGCCGGCAGCGGCGAGCCCAACGGGTTTCTGGGAGCGCACGCACGGCACCACACACAGCATACTGCAGCACTTCAGTCAGAGTGA